The following DNA comes from Kaistia sp. 32K.
TGGCGCTGGCCGATCACATAGTCATCCAGGACCGCGCAGATCTCGAGCGGCGTCGGGACGCCGTCGCGCGATTTCACCAGCGAGGACTTCGATTCCTCGCGAATGATGTCCATGCACAGCTCGACGCATTCATCGCAGATGAATACCGTCGGGCCCGCGATCAGCTTGCGCACCTCATGCTGGCTCTTGCCGCAAAACGAGCAATAGAGCGTATTCTTGGTGTCGCTTCCGCTGACTTTGCTCATCCGTCTACCTCGCTGTCGTTCAGGCTCGGGACCTCCAAACGACTTATTCGATGTCTCGCCCGGCTCGATGCCGACCTGACCGGCATTCGAAAATTCGGACCCTGATGCCCCTGCGGACGGACACACTCCGAAGAGTGCGATCCAATCATGCTATGCGCGACATGATCAATACATACTTAATGTCGCGGTCGGCTGCGTACAGCCGACCCAGCTTCCGGAGCGTTTTCTGGAAACGAGCCGATCAGTCTTTCTTGACCGCCTCGAGCGCATCACGATTGGTCAGGACCTGGTCGATCAGGCCGAACTCGACGGCCTTCTCGGCAACCATGAAGTTGTCGCGCTCGAGCGCGTCTTCAACGGTCTTCATGTCCTGGCCGGTGTGCTGCACGTAGATCTCGTTAAGCCGCTTGCGCAGGCTCTCGACCTCGCGGGCATGGATCAGGATGTCCGTCACCTGGCCCTGATAGCCGCCGGAGGGCTGATGCACCATGACGCGGGCGTTCGGCAGCGCGAAGCGCATGCCCTTCTCGCCTGCCGTCAGCAGCAGCGAGCCCATCGAGGCCGCCTGTCCGACGCAGAGCGTCGACACGGCCGGCTTGATGAACTGCATCGTGTCGTAGATCGCGAGCCCCGACGACACCACGCCACCCGGCGAGTTGATGTACATCGAGATCTCTTTCTTCGGGTTCTCGGCCTCGAGGAAGAGAAGCTGGGCGGTGATCAGCGTCGCCATATAGTCCTCGACCGGACCCGTGACGAAGATGATGCGCTCTTTCAGCAGACGCGAATAAATGTCGTAGGCACGCTCGCCGCGATTGGTCTGCTCGACCACCATCGGCACCAGCGTGTTCATATAGAGGTCGATAGGATCCTTCATGATCTTCCTTCGGCGCAGTGGACTGCCACGATTACCTAGAGATGCCCCGGCCCGACCTCACTCGGTACGACCGATTCCCGGGGCTCGAAGGCCCATACATATGGTACGCCGTCTGCGTTCGAAAGGGGTGGCGGCAAGCCCTTTCGCAGATCGTCATCCCGGCCAGGCCGGGACCCATCAGTTCTGAAGTGCCTCAGCCGTACCGCCGGCGGGTGTGGGTCCCGGCCTTGGCCGGAACCCCTTTGAGCTGGACGCGACGGGATCGAACCCCGCGCGGGAAAACGCGCGACGGCCGATCAGGCCTTCGCTTCTTCCTCGTCGTCCTTCATCAGGTCTTCGCGCGAAACCGTCTTGTCGGTGATCGCAGCGAGGCCGAGCAGGTAGTCGACGACCTTCTCCTCGAAGATCGGCGCGCGCAGGCTTGCCAGCGCGTCCGGATTCTCGCGGTAGAAGTCGTAGACCTGCTTCTCCTGACCCGGGAACTGACGGATCCGGTCGACGAGAGCGCGCTGCACTTCCTCGTCGGTGACCTGGATCGAGTTCTTCTCGCCGATTTCCGAGAGGACGAGACCGAGGCGCACGCGGCGCTCGGCGATCTTGCGGTAGTCGGCCTTGGCGGCCTCTTCCGTCGTGTCCTCGTCGGCGAAGCTGCGGCCCGAACGCTGCAGGTCCTGCGTGACCTGGTTCCAGACGTTCTGGAACTCCTGCTCGACCATGGTCGGCGGCAGTTCGAACGCGTGCTTCTCGTCGAGCTTGTCGAGCAGCTGGCGCTTGACCTTGGTGCGGGTCGCGGCGCCGAGCTGGCTCTCGAGCTGCTGGCGCATCGTCGCGCGCAGTTCTTCGAGCGATTCGATGCCGAACTTCTTGGCCCACTCGTCATCGATCGTCGCCTCGACCGGAGCCGAGACTTCCTTGACGACGACGTCGAAGGTCGCGGCCTTGCCGGCGAGCTGCGCAGCGCCGTAGGCCTCGGGGAAGGTCACGTTCAGGACGCGCTCTTCGCCGGCCTTGGCGCCGAGAAGCTGCTCCTCGAAGCCCGGAATGAACCGGCCCGAACCGAGCTGGACGAAAGCGTTGTCGTCGGCGCCGCCGTCGAAGGGAACGCCGTCGATCTTGCCGAGATAGGAGATCGTCAGGCGGTCGCCGTCAGCAGCCTCGCCGTCCTTCGGCTGGTACTCGGCCGAATCGCGAGCCAGACGCTTGACCTCGGTGTCGACTTCCTCGTCGGAGACTTCGGCGACCGGACGCTCGATCGCGATGCCGTTGAGGTCGCCGAGCTCGAACTTCGGCAGAACTTCGTAGGACATCGTGTAGGAGAGGTCCTTCTTGCCTTCGAGCACCTGGCCGGCGTCGGTCTCGTCCTCGGGCAGCTCGAAGCTCGGCTGCAGGGCGGCGCGCTCGCCGCGCTCCTCAAGCGTCTTGCGGGCGTTCTCGTTCAGGATGTTCTGAACGATCTCAGCCATAGCCGACTTGCCGTAGATCCGGCGCAGATGCGCAACCGGCACTTTGCCCGGACGGAAGCCCTTGAGCTGGACCTGGCCCTTCATCTCTTCCAGACGCGCCGAAAGGCGGCTTTCGAGATCGGTAGCCGGAACCACGATCTTGAGTTCACGTTTCAGGCCCTCTGCGAGGGTCTCGGTCACCTGCATGTTCAGCGCTTTCTGTCTTGTTCCGATCGGTTCTTTGGCGTCTCGCCCGGCGGCATTACTGCTTATTCCGGGCGTTGGTGCGGGCGGAGGGACTTGAACCCCCACGGCGCAAGCCACTGGAACCTAAATCCAGCGTGTCTACCAATTCCACCACGCCCGCAATAACCGGCCGCGGCTAGGCTCCGGCCAAGGTGGGGCCTCTATAGCATCCGAATTCGCGCGGTCAAACGAAAAGCCGCTTAAACACACGGGGAAGCGCGTCGGCGAGGTCTTCGGCGATCAATCCCCGCCCCAGAAGCGCCCCCGCCTCGCCATGCAGCCAGACCGCCGCCGCCGTCGCCTCGAAAACAGGCATGCCGTCCGCCAGCAGCCCGACGATCATGCCGGCGAGCGTATCGCCGGATCCGGCCGTCGCGAGATAGGGCGGCGCATTGTCGGCGATCGCGGCCCGCCCCTCGGGATCGGCCACCGTCGTATCGGCGCCCTTCAACAGCACGACGGCGCCGGAACGCGCTGCAGCCTGCCTGGCGCGGTCGAGCTTGCCCGGCAGGGCTGCCAGGTCCGGAAAGAGCCGTGCGAACTCGCCGTCATGCGGCGTCAGCACGACGGGCGCCGATCTTGCCCGGATCGCGGCGAAGAGGCGCTCCGGCGCATCGCGAAACGCCGACAGGCCGTCCGCGTCGATCACGACGGCCGCCTGGGAAGCCAACGCCGCCTCGACCAGAGGCCCCGCCACCTCGGCCGGCCCGAGCCCGGGACCGAGGCCGACGCTGTTCAGCCGGTGATCCCCAAGCAGGGCGGAAAGCCCCGCCGCGCCCTCGATCCGCTTCAGCATGATGGCGGTCAGATGCGCCGCGTTGACCGCCAGCGCGTCCGGCGGCGAGGCGAGCGTCACCAGCCCTGCCCCGACCCGGAGCGCCGCGCGCGCGGCGAGCCGCGCCGCCCCGGTCTGCGTCATGCCGCCGGAAACGATGACCGCATGACCGCGGTCGTATTTGTGACCATCGACCTTGAGGGTCGGCAGGACCGGCAGCCAGAGCTCCGGGCGATTGAGGCACGCGCGGGGACTGATGGCGTCGAGGACGGCGGGAGAAATACCGATATCGGCGACGGCCAGGCGCCCGACATGCGCCCTGCCCGGCATCAGCACATGGCCCGGCTTCGGCCGGAAGAACGTCACCGTCTCGTCGGCGCGGACGGCGACGCCGAGCACCTCGCCCGTCTCGCCCTGGATGCCGCTCGGAAGATCGACGGCGACGACATGCGCCTTCGAGGCATTGATGGCGGCGATCGCCTCGGCCGCCTCGCCAGCAATCCCCCGATCAAGCCCGGCGCCGAACAGCGCATCGATGATCACGCCGGCGCCGGCGAAATCGAGCGCGCCGAGTGGGAGCGTCTCGCCTTTCCAGGCAGCCGCCGCGAGCGCTGCGTCGCCCTTCAGGCGGTCGAGCGCCCCGAGCAGGCCGAGCTGAACCCGGTAGCCCCGCTCGGCCAGCAGCCGGGCGGCAACGAACCCGTCGCCGCCATTGTTGCCCGGTCCGCAGGCAATGACGACCGGCGTCTCGCGCGACCAGGGCGCGACGGCGTCGGCGACGGCGCGCCCGGCCACTTCCATCAGCGCGATGCCCGGGGTTCCCGCCGCGATCGTCAGGCGGTCCGCCTCGGCCATTTCCGCCGGCGTCAATAGCTCCAACATGCTGCTCCCCGTCGCCCATCAATCCGGCCGGCCGGATTCCGGCCGCCGCAATCTTCCCTAGCATGGGCTAGACGAGCGAAATGCCGCAATCAGCATCTTCATTCGGCCGCACGAACCTGCGACAACCGGCCTCTGTCATCCGCGGGCCGATCCGTGCCGGGCAAGGTTGTTCATTTACCCGGCAGGAGTAAGTTCGCCCCAGCCATTCAGTCGGAACCTCCCATGACCGCTCTCATCCAGATCAACGACGATTTCTTCGTGGCCGGCCAGATCGCGCTGCAGGATTTCGCCACCCTCGCCGGCCAGGGCTTCAAGGCCGTCGTCAACAATCGCCCGGACGGCGAAGAGCCGAGCCAGCCGAGCTCCGCCGAGGAAGCGGCTGCCGCCGCTGCTGCCGGCGTCCGCTATGAGCAGATCCCGGTCACCGGCCCGTCGATCAGCGAAGCGGACGTGCGCGCGCTGCAGGCCGTCCTCGCCGAGACGGACGGCCCCGTCCTCGCGCATTGCCGGAGCGGCACCCGCTCGCTGACGCTCTACGCGATCGGCGAAGTGCTCGATGGCCGCATGCAGCGCGATGAATTGCAGGCCTTCGGCATCGATCACGGCATCGACCTGCGCGGTGCGGAGGCATGGCTGGCCCGCAACGGCCGCTAATTTGCGCGCGGCGAAGGAGCGAGACTGCCACCTTGTTGTTCATTTGCCCAATAAATGATCAACAGTTGGAGCGATAATTCTAAAATCTCGCTATTGTGCAGCGCAACGAGCCCAATTTTCCGGCGTTTCCCACGAAAACCGGCAATTGGCACGGAGCCTGCAAGTGGATAGCCAGGCCGGGCATTCGGCCAGGTTGGGCAGGCGTCACAGGCAAGCATTCGGAGATGCGGAGGCAATGAAAAAGATCGAAGCCATCATCAAGCCCTTCAAGCTGGATGAAGTGAAGGAGGCGCTGCAGGAGGTTGGCCTGCAGGGCATCACCGTCACCGAGGCCAAGGGCTTCGGCCGCCAGAAGGGTCACACCGAGCTCTACCGGGGCGCGGAATATGTCGTCGACTTCCTGCCGAAGGTGAAGGTCGAGATCGTGCTCGGCGACGAGCTGGTCGACCGCGCGGTCGACGCGATCCGCAAGGCCGCGCAGACCGGCCGCATCGGCGACGGCAAGATTTTCGTCTCCAACATCGAGGAAGCCGTTCGCATTCGCACCGGCGAAAGCGGACTGGACGCGATCTAACCCCCATTCTGCCGGCGATCCCCTCGCCGGAACCCCACCCGAAGCCGGCGCCGCCGGCTTGTTGCTTGCCTCAGCCACGACCGGGCACACAGTTCACCTGATAGAAGGAAGAGAGTTATGACGACCGCGAAAGACGTCCTGAAGCTCATCAAGGAGCAGGACGTGAAGTATGTGGATTTCCGGTTCACGGATCCGCGCGGCAAGTGGCAGCACGTGACGTTCGACATCGGCATGATCGACGAGGAAATCTTCGCCGAAGGCACGATGTTCGACGGTTCCTCGATCGCCGGCTGGAAGGCGATCAACGAGTCCGACATGCTGCTGATGCCCGATCCGTCCACCGCCACCATCGACCCGTTCTTCGCGCAGTCGACGCTCTCGATCGTTTGCGACGTGCTCGAGCCGTCGACCGGCGAAGCCTATGACCGCGATCCGCGCGGCATCGCCAAGAAGGCCGAAGCCTATCTGAAGCAGACCAAGATCGGCGACACCGTCTATGTCGGTCCGGAAGCCGAATTCTTCGTCTTCGACGACGTCAAGTTCTCGGCCACGCCGTACAACACGGGCTTCAAGCTCGACGACATCGAGCTGCCGACCAACTCCGACACCGACTACGAGAGCGGCAACCTCGGCCACCGCGTCCGCACCAAGGGCGGCTACTTCCCGGTTCCGCCGATCGACAGCCTGCAGGACATGCGCGGCGACATGCTGGCGGCCATGCAGTCGATGGGCGTCGTCGTCGAGAAGCACCACCACGAGGTGGCCTCGGCCCAGCACGAGCTCGGCGTCAAGTTCGGCACGCTCGTGACGATGGCCGACCACATGCAGATCTACAAGTACGCGATCCACAACGTCGCGAACTCGTATGGCAAGACTGCCACCTTCATGCCGAAGCCGGTCTATGGCGACAACGGCTCGGGCATGCATGTGCACCAGTCGATCTGGAAGGACGGCAAGCCGGTGTTCGCCGGCAACGAGTACGCCGATCTCTCCGAGACCTGCCTCTACTACATCGGCGGCATCATCAAGCATGCCAAGTCGCTGAACGCCTTCACCAACCCGCTGACCAACTCCTACAAGCGTCTGGTCCCGGGCTACGAGGCTCCGGTGCTGCTGGCCTACTCGGCCCGCAACCGTTCGGCTTCCTGCCGTATTCCGTTCGCCACCTCGCCGAAGGCGAAGCGCGTCGAAGTCCGCTTCCCGGATCCGGGCGCGAACCCCTACCTCGCCTTCGCCGCCATGCTGATGGCCGGCCTCGACGGCATCAAGAACAAGATCCATCCGGGCGCCGCGATGGACAAGAACCTCTATGACCTGCCTCCGAAGGAACTGAAGAAGATCCCGACGGTCTGCGGTTCGCTGCGCGAGGCGCTGGTGTCGCTCGAGAAGGACAACGCCTACCTGCTGGAAGGCGGCGTCTTCTCGAAGTCGATGATCGACGCCTACATCGAGCTCAAGATGGAAGAAGTCATCCGCTTCGAGCACACCCCGCATCCGGTCGAGTTCGACATGTACTACTCGGTCTGATTGGACCAGGATGTCGTTTCAGCGGGGCGCCTTCGGGCGCCCCGTTTCGTTTCAACCAGGCTCACCACCGATCAAAGGCCTCAGGAGGCACGATGACCGCCCAGAACGCACCGGACTTCCCCCATCAGACGACAATCCCCGTCATCCGCACCATCGCCATGCCGCACGACACCAATCCGGCAGGCGACATTTTCGGCGGCTGGCTGATGTCGCAGATGGATCTGGGCGCGAGCACGATCGCGACCCGCCGCGCGCGGGGACGGACCGTGACAGCCTCGGTGGACGGAATGTCGTTTCTGAGCCCGGTCTTCGTCGGCGATGAAGTCACGATCTACGGGCGCATTCTCTCCACCGGGCGGTCCTCGATGCGCGTCTTCGTCGAAGCCTGGCGGCGCAACCGCGAGAGCCATGACGTCACCAAGGTGACGGAGGCGACCTTCACCTTCGTGGCGATCGACGCGACGCGCAAATCGCGGCCGCTGCCGCCGGAAGAGGAATAGGCGCGCGGCAGAGGCTGCCCTTCACCTCTCGCTCAGAAACCCTTGCAAGGCACCACCCTCATCATGCTGAGGGGCCCGCAGGGCCGTCTCGAAGCATGCAGAGCGGCTGTGCCATCGATAATTGCGCCGAGATCGTGCGTCCTTCGAGGCCCGAGCTGCGCTCAGGCACCTCAGGATGATGGATATCGAGCGCCGCATGACGGCAGGACAGGGATGCGCGAGGGAAGCCCCTCTCCCGTCTGGCGAGAGAGGGTTGGGGTGAGGGTGTTCGGCCCCCGCCCCTTTCGAAAATTACACGTCGCGGAAGCGCGAGACCGGCGAGCCGGCGACCGGCGACTCGCCGATAAACAC
Coding sequences within:
- a CDS encoding ATP-dependent Clp protease proteolytic subunit, with translation MKDPIDLYMNTLVPMVVEQTNRGERAYDIYSRLLKERIIFVTGPVEDYMATLITAQLLFLEAENPKKEISMYINSPGGVVSSGLAIYDTMQFIKPAVSTLCVGQAASMGSLLLTAGEKGMRFALPNARVMVHQPSGGYQGQVTDILIHAREVESLRKRLNEIYVQHTGQDMKTVEDALERDNFMVAEKAVEFGLIDQVLTNRDALEAVKKD
- a CDS encoding NAD(P)H-hydrate dehydratase, translating into MLELLTPAEMAEADRLTIAAGTPGIALMEVAGRAVADAVAPWSRETPVVIACGPGNNGGDGFVAARLLAERGYRVQLGLLGALDRLKGDAALAAAAWKGETLPLGALDFAGAGVIIDALFGAGLDRGIAGEAAEAIAAINASKAHVVAVDLPSGIQGETGEVLGVAVRADETVTFFRPKPGHVLMPGRAHVGRLAVADIGISPAVLDAISPRACLNRPELWLPVLPTLKVDGHKYDRGHAVIVSGGMTQTGAARLAARAALRVGAGLVTLASPPDALAVNAAHLTAIMLKRIEGAAGLSALLGDHRLNSVGLGPGLGPAEVAGPLVEAALASQAAVVIDADGLSAFRDAPERLFAAIRARSAPVVLTPHDGEFARLFPDLAALPGKLDRARQAAARSGAVVLLKGADTTVADPEGRAAIADNAPPYLATAGSGDTLAGMIVGLLADGMPVFEATAAAVWLHGEAGALLGRGLIAEDLADALPRVFKRLFV
- the glnA gene encoding type I glutamate--ammonia ligase, with the protein product MTTAKDVLKLIKEQDVKYVDFRFTDPRGKWQHVTFDIGMIDEEIFAEGTMFDGSSIAGWKAINESDMLLMPDPSTATIDPFFAQSTLSIVCDVLEPSTGEAYDRDPRGIAKKAEAYLKQTKIGDTVYVGPEAEFFVFDDVKFSATPYNTGFKLDDIELPTNSDTDYESGNLGHRVRTKGGYFPVPPIDSLQDMRGDMLAAMQSMGVVVEKHHHEVASAQHELGVKFGTLVTMADHMQIYKYAIHNVANSYGKTATFMPKPVYGDNGSGMHVHQSIWKDGKPVFAGNEYADLSETCLYYIGGIIKHAKSLNAFTNPLTNSYKRLVPGYEAPVLLAYSARNRSASCRIPFATSPKAKRVEVRFPDPGANPYLAFAAMLMAGLDGIKNKIHPGAAMDKNLYDLPPKELKKIPTVCGSLREALVSLEKDNAYLLEGGVFSKSMIDAYIELKMEEVIRFEHTPHPVEFDMYYSV
- a CDS encoding TIGR01244 family sulfur transferase, with translation MTALIQINDDFFVAGQIALQDFATLAGQGFKAVVNNRPDGEEPSQPSSAEEAAAAAAAGVRYEQIPVTGPSISEADVRALQAVLAETDGPVLAHCRSGTRSLTLYAIGEVLDGRMQRDELQAFGIDHGIDLRGAEAWLARNGR
- the tig gene encoding trigger factor, which codes for MQVTETLAEGLKRELKIVVPATDLESRLSARLEEMKGQVQLKGFRPGKVPVAHLRRIYGKSAMAEIVQNILNENARKTLEERGERAALQPSFELPEDETDAGQVLEGKKDLSYTMSYEVLPKFELGDLNGIAIERPVAEVSDEEVDTEVKRLARDSAEYQPKDGEAADGDRLTISYLGKIDGVPFDGGADDNAFVQLGSGRFIPGFEEQLLGAKAGEERVLNVTFPEAYGAAQLAGKAATFDVVVKEVSAPVEATIDDEWAKKFGIESLEELRATMRQQLESQLGAATRTKVKRQLLDKLDEKHAFELPPTMVEQEFQNVWNQVTQDLQRSGRSFADEDTTEEAAKADYRKIAERRVRLGLVLSEIGEKNSIQVTDEEVQRALVDRIRQFPGQEKQVYDFYRENPDALASLRAPIFEEKVVDYLLGLAAITDKTVSREDLMKDDEEEAKA
- a CDS encoding acyl-CoA thioesterase, translating into MTAQNAPDFPHQTTIPVIRTIAMPHDTNPAGDIFGGWLMSQMDLGASTIATRRARGRTVTASVDGMSFLSPVFVGDEVTIYGRILSTGRSSMRVFVEAWRRNRESHDVTKVTEATFTFVAIDATRKSRPLPPEEE
- a CDS encoding P-II family nitrogen regulator; translated protein: MKKIEAIIKPFKLDEVKEALQEVGLQGITVTEAKGFGRQKGHTELYRGAEYVVDFLPKVKVEIVLGDELVDRAVDAIRKAAQTGRIGDGKIFVSNIEEAVRIRTGESGLDAI